Proteins from a genomic interval of Quercus lobata isolate SW786 chromosome 11, ValleyOak3.0 Primary Assembly, whole genome shotgun sequence:
- the LOC115969179 gene encoding uncharacterized protein LOC115969179, translating into MMANQLESLVQSIKSKVRALKKKKKPYVKMDKSSSVKVEIRSRKARKLIDKTLKVADQPGKRSLS; encoded by the coding sequence ATGATGGCAAACCAATTGGAGAGCTTGGTACAGTCGATAAAATCGAAGGTTCGAGctctgaagaagaaaaagaagccaTACGTGAAGATGGACAAGAGCTCGAGTGTCAAGGTCGAGATCCGTAGCAGGAAGGCTCGAAAGCTCATCGACAAGACACTCAAGGTTGCTGATCAACCTGGGAAGCGTAGCCTTTCTTAA